From Chryseobacterium salivictor, a single genomic window includes:
- a CDS encoding ribonuclease Z, producing MSAHLTILGFNSAIPTVNSSPTAQFLEMEERCFLIDCGEGTQVQLRKAKARFSKINHIFISHLHGDHCFGLPGLIASFRLLGRETPLHVYGPKGIKEMLETIFRLTETHKGFEVVYHELQSKKSEKIYEDHKLEVFTIPLNHRIYCNGYLFREKPKERHLNMQEVSKYPEIETCDYQNIKSGKDFVLSDGYVLKNELLTKDPTKSVSYAFCSDTRYTESILPLINGVDLLYHEATFLHDLKEMADYTGHTTALEAARIARKANVGKLIIGHFSNRYNDLNVFLNEAREVFPNTDLPKALVPVEIK from the coding sequence TTGAGCGCACACTTAACTATTCTCGGCTTCAACTCAGCAATTCCTACGGTGAATTCGTCTCCTACAGCACAATTCCTGGAGATGGAAGAGCGGTGTTTCCTTATCGATTGCGGCGAAGGAACCCAGGTTCAGTTAAGAAAAGCAAAAGCACGGTTTTCAAAAATCAATCATATCTTTATTTCGCATCTACATGGCGATCACTGTTTCGGTTTGCCTGGATTAATTGCCTCTTTCCGGTTGTTAGGCCGCGAAACCCCTCTGCATGTGTACGGTCCGAAAGGAATTAAAGAAATGCTGGAAACCATATTCAGATTAACAGAAACACACAAAGGGTTTGAAGTCGTTTACCACGAGCTGCAAAGTAAAAAATCAGAGAAAATATATGAAGATCATAAACTGGAAGTTTTTACCATTCCCTTAAACCACCGCATTTACTGCAACGGTTATTTGTTCCGTGAAAAACCAAAAGAAAGGCATCTCAACATGCAGGAGGTTTCGAAATATCCAGAAATAGAAACCTGCGATTACCAGAATATAAAAAGCGGAAAAGATTTCGTGCTGAGTGACGGTTACGTTTTGAAAAACGAACTGTTAACTAAAGATCCGACAAAATCGGTTTCTTACGCTTTTTGCAGCGACACCAGATATACCGAATCTATTTTACCTTTGATTAACGGAGTGGATTTATTGTATCACGAAGCGACTTTTTTGCATGACTTAAAAGAAATGGCCGATTACACAGGACATACGACCGCTTTGGAAGCTGCAAGAATTGCCAGAAAGGCAAACGTCGGCAAACTGATTATCGGGCATTTTTCTAACCGCTATAACGACCTGAATGTCTTCCTGAATGAAGCACGCGAGGTTTTTCCCAACACCGATTTACCCAAAGCCTTGGTTCCGGTAGAAATTAAATAG
- a CDS encoding TIGR02757 family protein has translation MNNLTPFPDPEFLKDFLDEKADFYNHTDFIENDPIQIPHRFSLKQDIEITGFLAATISWGTRKSIISDAEKILAWMGNSPYDFVLNFQEKDMDLFHHNSVHRTFNKEDLNEFIRNLSRLYKKNDSLENLFLVQEDETNFYHSLQRFRTEFFKENQIHRSTKHVSSTYKNSSAKRLIMFLRWMVRKDRKGVDFGIWENIDQKHLSIPLDVHTGNISRKLNLIQRKQNDWKTVEEMDLVLRKFDDKDPAKYDFALFGLGIDKEF, from the coding sequence GTGAATAATCTTACCCCATTTCCTGATCCTGAATTTCTAAAAGATTTTCTCGATGAAAAAGCTGATTTTTATAATCATACCGATTTTATTGAAAATGATCCCATTCAGATTCCCCATCGGTTTTCTTTAAAGCAGGATATTGAAATTACAGGATTTTTAGCCGCAACGATTTCCTGGGGAACCCGAAAGTCAATCATCAGTGATGCAGAGAAAATATTGGCCTGGATGGGAAACTCGCCTTATGATTTCGTGCTGAATTTTCAGGAAAAAGATATGGATTTGTTTCATCATAATTCTGTCCACCGTACTTTTAACAAAGAAGATCTCAATGAGTTCATCCGAAATTTAAGCAGACTTTATAAAAAAAATGACTCGTTGGAAAATTTGTTTTTAGTGCAAGAAGATGAAACCAATTTTTACCACAGCCTCCAACGCTTCAGAACAGAATTCTTTAAAGAAAATCAAATTCACCGAAGTACAAAGCACGTAAGTTCAACTTACAAAAATTCCTCGGCAAAACGCTTAATCATGTTTCTGCGCTGGATGGTTCGCAAAGACCGGAAAGGAGTGGATTTTGGAATTTGGGAAAATATTGATCAGAAACATTTATCCATTCCACTGGATGTGCACACCGGAAATATTTCCCGAAAACTCAATCTGATTCAAAGAAAACAAAACGACTGGAAAACAGTGGAAGAGATGGATTTGGTTTTAAGGAAATTCGATGATAAAGACCCCGCGAAGTATGATTTCGCACTTTTTGGTTTAGGAATTGATAAAGAGTTTTAG
- a CDS encoding DUF1003 domain-containing protein, translating into MKNREEKTKEKIEFLVRVTDGVMWWIGSIPSLIVHSIIFLTAFLLPIFGIVEFDKMLLVLTTVLSLEAIYLAIFIQMSVNRSNEHIEDLKEDVNEIQEDIEDIQEDIEEISEDIDDIQEDIEDIAEDDDDEDHNERARNVMLKSNVSSNKSDIKAMREVIANLQKRLEDLKTEEENANLPPEN; encoded by the coding sequence ATGAAAAACAGAGAAGAAAAAACCAAAGAAAAAATCGAATTTCTAGTTCGCGTTACCGATGGTGTGATGTGGTGGATTGGTTCTATTCCTTCGTTAATTGTACATTCAATTATATTTTTAACTGCGTTTTTACTTCCGATTTTTGGCATTGTTGAATTTGATAAGATGCTTTTGGTGCTTACAACGGTACTTTCGTTGGAAGCGATTTATCTGGCCATTTTCATTCAGATGTCGGTAAACAGAAGCAATGAACATATCGAAGATTTGAAAGAAGACGTGAACGAAATTCAGGAAGATATTGAAGATATCCAGGAAGATATTGAAGAAATTAGTGAAGATATTGATGATATTCAGGAAGATATCGAAGATATTGCTGAAGACGATGATGATGAAGATCATAACGAGCGCGCCAGAAATGTAATGTTAAAAAGCAATGTTTCTTCTAACAAAAGTGATATCAAAGCAATGAGAGAAGTAATTGCCAATCTTCAGAAACGGTTGGAAGATTTAAAAACTGAAGAAGAAAATGCAAATCTTCCTCCGGAAAACTAA
- the rsmA gene encoding 16S rRNA (adenine(1518)-N(6)/adenine(1519)-N(6))-dimethyltransferase RsmA, which produces MSVRAKKHLGQHFLTDENIAKNIVDGLSYENKNQVLEIGPGMGVLTKYLLEKDAEIFVAEIDTESIAYLKSHYPKLEEKHFIGDFLKLNLEESFDGQVSVIGNFPYNISSQILFKIIDYYDRVPEMVGMFQKEVAERTAAVPRTKDYGILSVLVQALYDVKYLFTVHENVFNPPPKVKSGVIRLTRNPKPGLAGNEVLFKKIVKAGFGQRRKKLSNSLKALDIPEELKAHEFMDKRAEELSVADFIAFTQLWKEHS; this is translated from the coding sequence ATGAGCGTAAGAGCCAAAAAACATCTGGGTCAACATTTTTTAACGGATGAAAATATTGCCAAAAACATTGTAGACGGACTGAGTTATGAAAATAAAAATCAGGTATTGGAAATCGGTCCCGGAATGGGCGTGCTCACCAAATATCTTCTGGAGAAAGATGCCGAGATCTTTGTAGCAGAAATTGATACCGAATCGATCGCCTATTTAAAAAGTCATTATCCGAAATTAGAAGAAAAACACTTCATCGGTGATTTTCTGAAATTAAATCTTGAGGAATCTTTTGACGGTCAAGTCTCTGTAATTGGGAATTTTCCTTATAATATTTCTTCACAGATTTTATTTAAAATTATTGATTATTACGACCGTGTCCCCGAAATGGTTGGCATGTTTCAAAAGGAAGTTGCGGAAAGAACGGCGGCGGTTCCCCGAACGAAAGACTACGGAATCCTGTCCGTTTTGGTACAGGCGTTATATGATGTTAAATATCTGTTTACTGTTCATGAAAACGTCTTTAATCCGCCTCCAAAGGTAAAATCCGGTGTTATTCGTTTAACCCGAAATCCGAAACCGGGTTTGGCTGGCAATGAAGTTCTGTTTAAAAAAATTGTAAAGGCAGGTTTTGGTCAGCGCCGGAAAAAATTATCGAATTCGCTAAAAGCTTTGGATATTCCTGAAGAATTGAAAGCCCACGAATTTATGGATAAAAGGGCGGAAGAATTATCGGTCGCAGATTTCATAGCATTTACGCAGCTTTGGAAGGAGCATTCTTAA
- a CDS encoding cell division protein FtsX produces the protein MAKTVEDFNKKRLRSSNITVVISIALVLFLLGLMGLILINAQKYSDYIKEQLVVNAYFDENYDAKDSVKIAKLEAETFKKIQVLAPVKRATYISREMAAEEAKKSMGIESSALFDANIFPSSIEVALKPEFVDPAKIDEAIKQIKSTPGIIDVKNNSTLMVEVYNNLNNILKWILGFSILFLILAIVLINNSIRLKIFSKRFIIKTMQLVGAKRRFILKPFIKEAIILGVIGALIGLAVLFGAWYYFITQIGTPFAQDNNQLIILVIGIFLLGVFITVFSTIFATWRFLRSNVDDLYYS, from the coding sequence ATGGCTAAGACAGTTGAAGATTTTAACAAAAAGCGACTTCGCTCCAGCAATATCACCGTTGTGATCAGTATTGCACTGGTACTATTTTTATTAGGCTTGATGGGGTTGATCCTTATCAATGCTCAAAAATACTCAGATTACATCAAGGAGCAATTGGTAGTGAATGCCTATTTTGACGAGAATTATGATGCGAAAGATTCTGTGAAAATTGCAAAATTAGAAGCAGAAACCTTCAAAAAAATTCAAGTGTTGGCACCGGTAAAACGGGCTACTTACATTTCGAGAGAGATGGCTGCGGAAGAAGCAAAGAAAAGTATGGGGATTGAAAGCAGCGCTTTGTTCGATGCCAATATTTTCCCTTCATCGATCGAAGTCGCTTTGAAACCCGAATTTGTAGATCCTGCAAAAATCGATGAAGCGATAAAACAGATAAAATCCACGCCCGGGATCATCGATGTGAAGAACAACAGTACTTTGATGGTTGAAGTTTATAACAACCTGAACAATATTCTGAAATGGATTTTAGGATTTTCAATATTGTTTTTAATCTTAGCGATTGTCTTGATCAACAATTCGATCCGTTTGAAAATTTTCTCTAAAAGGTTCATTATTAAGACGATGCAGTTGGTGGGTGCCAAACGCCGTTTTATTTTAAAACCGTTTATTAAAGAAGCCATTATTCTTGGCGTGATCGGCGCTTTAATCGGTTTAGCTGTTTTGTTTGGAGCGTGGTATTATTTCATTACCCAAATCGGGACCCCGTTTGCGCAGGACAATAATCAGTTAATTATTCTGGTGATCGGTATTTTTTTACTGGGCGTATTCATCACCGTTTTCAGTACGATTTTCGCAACATGGCGTTTCTTGAGATCCAATGTTGATGATCTTTATTATTCTTAA
- a CDS encoding DUF3098 domain-containing protein: MSTKNKKFSADSIGKSVEVSESNSFYFGKENYRFMLIGLALIIAGFLLMMGADANTVDGKYDPNVWNEGIFSIRRIRIAPMLVIAGFVVEVYAILKRNKN, encoded by the coding sequence ATGAGCACAAAAAATAAAAAATTCTCCGCAGATTCAATCGGTAAATCCGTCGAAGTTTCAGAAAGTAATTCTTTCTATTTCGGTAAAGAAAACTACAGATTCATGTTAATTGGTTTGGCTTTAATTATCGCCGGATTTCTTTTAATGATGGGAGCTGATGCCAATACCGTTGATGGGAAATACGATCCCAATGTCTGGAATGAAGGTATTTTCTCTATCCGCAGAATCCGTATTGCGCCCATGTTGGTCATTGCCGGTTTTGTCGTGGAAGTGTATGCCATTCTGAAAAGAAATAAGAATTAA
- a CDS encoding undecaprenyl-diphosphate phosphatase has product MDLFKAIIIAIIEGLTEFLPVSSTAHMGFTAAIMGMEETEFLKMFQVSIQFGAILAVVFAYWKKFFDFKHLKFYYKLAFAVIPALVLGYLFDDKIEAILGNQIAISAVLVLGGVVLLFSDSWFKNPTIDDEKDMSVRKAVIVGFWQCLAMMPGTSRSAASIIGGMSQGLTRKAAAEFSFFLAVPTMLAVTVYSVFVKTWGKETATPMKGYEMILSSSDNIIAFIVGNIVAFIVALIAIKSFIGLLNKYGFKPWGWYRIIVGIGLLIYFYWFQ; this is encoded by the coding sequence ATGGATTTATTCAAAGCAATCATCATTGCAATTATTGAAGGACTTACCGAGTTTCTTCCCGTTTCATCAACCGCGCACATGGGTTTTACCGCAGCCATAATGGGTATGGAAGAAACAGAATTCCTAAAAATGTTTCAGGTCTCCATTCAGTTCGGAGCCATTTTAGCCGTTGTTTTTGCCTATTGGAAAAAGTTTTTTGATTTTAAACATTTGAAATTTTACTATAAATTGGCTTTTGCGGTAATTCCGGCCTTGGTTTTAGGCTATCTTTTTGACGATAAAATTGAAGCGATTCTGGGGAATCAAATTGCCATTTCAGCGGTATTGGTATTAGGCGGAGTTGTTTTACTCTTCTCTGATTCCTGGTTTAAAAATCCAACCATCGACGATGAAAAAGACATGTCGGTCAGGAAAGCGGTGATCGTAGGTTTTTGGCAATGTCTCGCGATGATGCCGGGAACGAGTAGGAGTGCGGCTTCCATCATCGGAGGTATGTCACAGGGTTTGACGCGTAAAGCCGCCGCAGAATTTTCATTTTTCTTGGCGGTTCCGACCATGTTAGCCGTGACCGTGTATTCTGTTTTTGTAAAAACCTGGGGGAAAGAAACCGCAACTCCCATGAAAGGTTATGAGATGATTCTATCGTCTTCCGATAATATTATTGCTTTTATTGTAGGAAATATTGTGGCGTTCATCGTTGCTTTAATCGCTATAAAATCGTTCATCGGATTGCTGAATAAATACGGTTTTAAACCTTGGGGTTGGTACCGGATTATCGTGGGAATCGGCTTGTTGATTTACTTTTATTGGTTTCAATAA
- the truB gene encoding tRNA pseudouridine(55) synthase TruB produces the protein MTDTDFLEGQIILLDKPLDWTSFQAVNKLKYKLKSEFNLPKKFKIGHAGTLDPRATGLLIVCTGKFTKIIPEIQDAPKEYFTEIKIGVQTESYDTEKPEILQQDISNITEVQINETLNKFLGEIDQKPPVFSAIKIEGNRAYDLARAGKEVEMKSRKTTINYIKDIVIELPFVRFTVGCSKGTYIRSLAHDIGQDLVVGAYLTNLRRTKIGEYSIENGSSEYLENEYRFEDFNK, from the coding sequence ATGACCGATACCGATTTCTTAGAAGGACAAATAATACTCCTTGACAAACCTCTGGATTGGACGAGCTTTCAAGCCGTGAACAAACTGAAATACAAACTCAAAAGTGAATTTAATCTTCCGAAGAAATTCAAGATTGGGCACGCCGGAACTTTGGATCCGCGGGCGACAGGGCTTTTAATCGTTTGCACGGGGAAATTCACCAAAATAATTCCGGAAATTCAAGATGCTCCGAAAGAGTATTTTACGGAAATAAAAATCGGCGTGCAGACAGAATCTTACGATACCGAAAAACCCGAAATTCTGCAACAAGATATTTCAAATATTACAGAAGTTCAGATCAACGAAACTTTAAATAAATTTCTGGGCGAAATCGATCAGAAACCGCCTGTTTTCTCCGCCATTAAAATTGAAGGAAACCGCGCGTACGACTTAGCCAGAGCAGGAAAAGAAGTCGAAATGAAATCCCGTAAAACGACGATTAACTATATCAAAGATATTGTGATCGAATTGCCTTTCGTTAGATTTACCGTCGGTTGTTCGAAAGGAACTTATATCCGGAGTCTGGCGCACGATATTGGTCAGGATTTAGTAGTGGGAGCGTATCTCACTAATCTTCGCCGAACAAAGATCGGTGAATATTCTATCGAAAATGGAAGTTCAGAATATCTGGAAAATGAATATCGTTTTGAAGACTTTAATAAATAG
- the rluF gene encoding 23S rRNA pseudouridine(2604) synthase RluF: MEKTRINKYLSEVGFCSRREADRLLEQGRITINGAVPEMGTKVSDDDEILVDGINIRKTEEKPIYIALNKPVGIVCTTDTKRERDNIIEFVNHPKRIFPIGRLDKPSEGLILLTNDGDIVNKILRSRNNHGKEYIVRVDKPITPKFLMQMRGGIPILGTVTNKCEVEQIDNLSFRIVLTQGLNRQIRRMCEYCGYEVKKLKRIRVLNIKLDLPIGKWRDLTDAEVNELKALVSDSDKTVD, translated from the coding sequence ATGGAAAAGACTAGAATAAATAAATACCTTTCAGAAGTTGGCTTCTGTTCACGAAGAGAAGCAGACCGGCTTTTAGAACAGGGGAGAATCACCATTAACGGAGCAGTTCCGGAAATGGGAACTAAGGTTTCTGACGACGATGAAATTTTGGTTGACGGAATTAATATTAGAAAAACAGAAGAAAAACCCATTTATATCGCTTTGAATAAACCGGTTGGCATTGTCTGTACCACCGATACCAAAAGGGAAAGAGACAATATTATCGAATTCGTCAATCATCCGAAAAGGATTTTCCCGATCGGCAGATTAGATAAACCGAGTGAAGGTTTGATTCTTTTGACCAACGACGGAGATATCGTCAACAAAATCCTCCGCTCAAGAAATAACCACGGTAAAGAATATATTGTAAGAGTTGACAAACCCATCACCCCGAAATTCCTAATGCAGATGCGCGGCGGAATTCCGATTTTGGGAACGGTTACCAATAAATGTGAGGTCGAACAGATCGATAATTTATCGTTCCGTATTGTTCTTACTCAGGGCTTAAACCGCCAGATTCGCCGGATGTGCGAGTATTGCGGTTATGAAGTGAAAAAACTGAAGAGAATCCGCGTTCTGAATATCAAACTCGACCTTCCGATCGGCAAGTGGCGGGATTTAACCGACGCGGAAGTCAACGAACTGAAAGCGCTTGTTTCGGATTCTGATAAAACGGTTGACTAA
- a CDS encoding phosphohydrolase — protein sequence MTKDELLSKAIKLAQKAHKGQTDKFGSPYIGHVMRVMNAGKTYDEKIVGALHDIIEDCPEITYETLSDEGFTEELIFAVKCLTKHPTDIDYMEFIKKTEQSRLAVSVKLNDLQDNMSLTRFNHPITERDMKRLNKYLTAYLYLKEKY from the coding sequence ATGACCAAAGACGAACTGCTCAGCAAAGCCATTAAACTGGCTCAAAAAGCCCATAAAGGACAAACCGATAAATTTGGAAGTCCCTATATCGGTCATGTGATGCGCGTAATGAATGCCGGAAAAACCTATGACGAAAAAATCGTTGGCGCATTGCATGATATCATCGAAGACTGCCCCGAAATCACCTACGAAACTTTAAGTGACGAAGGATTTACAGAAGAGTTGATTTTTGCCGTAAAATGTCTCACCAAACACCCAACCGATATCGACTATATGGAATTTATCAAAAAAACAGAACAATCAAGACTTGCTGTTTCGGTAAAGTTAAATGACCTGCAGGATAATATGAGTTTAACAAGATTTAATCATCCTATCACCGAACGGGACATGAAACGGCTGAATAAATACTTAACGGCTTATCTTTATTTAAAGGAAAAATATTAG
- a CDS encoding AcvB/VirJ family lysyl-phosphatidylglycerol hydrolase: MKNLAKILTVFSLLVLFSCQNTSSFPVFEWNSKSDKPIVFYISGDAGFNTFSKTFSQELHRYGYDVFALNTKKYFWTKKTPSRASKDTENYLKQAIKDRTNKKIIIIGYSYGADVAPFIYNRFDRDFQKNIQDLIIIGPSKVNDFEIHLEEYVTGHMQHGFSVVNEINQLKNVPFTLVVSDLERAYFPKNEITLKNYQFLHLPGDHHFGGNTKMLADAIIKYF; the protein is encoded by the coding sequence ATGAAAAATTTAGCAAAAATCCTTACTGTCTTTTCGCTGTTGGTTTTATTTTCCTGCCAAAACACCTCCAGTTTTCCCGTATTTGAATGGAACAGCAAAAGTGATAAGCCGATTGTCTTCTATATCAGCGGTGACGCGGGATTCAATACGTTTTCGAAAACGTTTTCGCAGGAACTTCACCGATATGGTTACGATGTTTTTGCGCTGAATACCAAAAAATATTTCTGGACCAAAAAGACGCCTTCAAGAGCTTCGAAAGACACCGAAAATTATCTGAAACAAGCCATAAAAGACAGGACCAATAAAAAGATCATCATCATTGGCTATTCCTACGGCGCAGATGTAGCTCCGTTTATCTATAACCGTTTCGACCGTGATTTTCAGAAAAACATTCAGGATTTAATTATCATCGGCCCCTCTAAAGTCAATGATTTTGAAATTCATCTTGAAGAATATGTCACCGGCCATATGCAACATGGATTCAGCGTGGTCAATGAAATCAATCAGCTGAAAAATGTGCCTTTCACTTTAGTAGTAAGCGACCTGGAGAGAGCATATTTCCCTAAAAATGAAATAACGCTAAAGAATTACCAATTTCTACACCTTCCCGGCGACCATCACTTTGGCGGCAATACCAAAATGCTGGCAGATGCTATTATCAAATATTTTTAG
- a CDS encoding phosphatidylglycerol lysyltransferase domain-containing protein → MTKLKKIPFPKIISKIRWQELLAVLILFLAFVFFRSERKEMAAIIPQIQHAKPLWILAGVFLTFIYVFLQSLMYVTSFRSVGVRLKLSDAVELFLKRNFLSVFLPAGGISSLAYTPRQMKRQNFDKNSIHKASAVYGFVGILTVFVVGIPVVGYAAVVNKDFGESGFWLIAVGIFIGSVFGLVNSLRTKGFFYQFLKKHFPKKISSIDEIFGGEIYTKHFIVTIFISILIEFCGIFHLLIAMFAFGATGSFSAAAVGYTISVLLMLVSPFLRGLGAVEFTLIYILANFGFTHSQGLGITLLYRVFEFWLPLLLGLFAFVWKGRKIVARILPALAIFVLGLINIISVITPPLAERLKIGKMYLPAELMHFSKILTLIAGILLVVTSAYLFRGLKRGWYFALALAIISFFGNIFKALDYEESIVALVIIFMLIISRKEYVLKTNRKYLRLGFSWFLGLFAAVIVFNFLSFYFIDKQHFGVDFTWEESLYYTLNSFLLFKDTGLSPRTGFARDFEYINYFLGIISWLLLFFSVFNVRRLVNDKESFSDVEEAQNLVQMYGTSSLDFFKTAKEKQFYFSDEVEGFVSYSAANPFAFVLEEPVCTEENKEKMIQEFEDFCTKNGLKSVYYRIDEQSLYLFKPLKKQQLFIGQEAIMNTETFRLEGKDRKSLRNGLNSLTKKGYTSEFLHCPQSEEILNEIQSISDEWLKEFDKEEMVFSQGMFDRAEIEKQDLIVIKNEAGKIEAFLNIIPDFAPEECTYDLIRKTTTAPNGSMDAMIVKLTEYAKSKKLMYINLGLTPLAGMKQPDNTAEEILKFVYNRIGSFKHYQSLRDFKEKYADQWENKYLIYGSDFDLLQIPAALNKITKPK, encoded by the coding sequence ATGACTAAACTCAAGAAAATACCTTTTCCTAAAATAATTTCGAAAATTCGGTGGCAGGAACTCCTTGCTGTTCTGATTCTTTTTCTTGCTTTTGTATTTTTCAGAAGCGAAAGAAAAGAAATGGCTGCGATCATTCCTCAGATTCAACATGCAAAACCGCTTTGGATTCTGGCCGGAGTGTTTCTTACTTTCATCTACGTCTTTCTGCAATCGCTGATGTACGTTACCAGTTTCCGTTCGGTTGGCGTACGTTTGAAACTTTCTGATGCCGTAGAATTATTTTTAAAAAGAAATTTTCTGAGTGTTTTCCTTCCGGCAGGCGGAATCAGTTCTCTGGCTTATACGCCGCGACAGATGAAACGGCAGAACTTTGATAAAAACAGCATTCATAAAGCCAGTGCTGTTTATGGATTTGTAGGAATCCTTACCGTTTTTGTGGTCGGTATTCCGGTGGTAGGATATGCTGCGGTGGTCAATAAAGATTTCGGGGAATCCGGATTCTGGTTGATCGCAGTGGGAATTTTTATCGGTTCCGTTTTTGGGCTGGTCAATTCACTGCGTACAAAAGGTTTTTTTTATCAGTTCCTAAAAAAGCATTTCCCCAAAAAAATCAGTAGTATTGATGAAATTTTCGGCGGCGAAATCTATACAAAACATTTTATTGTAACCATCTTCATTTCCATTTTAATTGAATTTTGCGGGATATTTCATTTGCTGATTGCCATGTTTGCTTTTGGCGCAACCGGTTCGTTTTCTGCAGCAGCGGTAGGTTATACGATTTCAGTTTTGCTGATGTTGGTTTCTCCGTTTTTACGGGGTTTGGGTGCGGTAGAATTTACATTAATTTACATTTTGGCAAACTTCGGGTTTACTCACAGTCAGGGTTTAGGAATCACCTTACTGTACAGGGTTTTCGAGTTTTGGCTGCCTTTGTTACTGGGTCTTTTTGCATTCGTTTGGAAAGGCAGAAAAATAGTGGCCAGAATTCTTCCTGCCCTTGCCATCTTTGTATTGGGACTGATCAATATTATTTCGGTGATTACTCCACCACTTGCAGAGCGTTTGAAAATCGGGAAAATGTATCTTCCTGCCGAATTAATGCATTTTTCTAAAATATTGACGTTAATCGCAGGAATCCTTTTGGTGGTTACTTCTGCTTATCTTTTTCGGGGTTTAAAACGGGGCTGGTATTTTGCACTCGCCCTGGCCATTATTTCCTTTTTTGGAAACATCTTCAAAGCTCTCGATTATGAAGAATCGATTGTCGCTCTGGTTATTATATTTATGCTGATCATCAGCAGAAAAGAATATGTTTTAAAGACGAACAGAAAATATTTAAGACTCGGTTTTTCCTGGTTTTTAGGACTTTTTGCTGCCGTGATCGTGTTTAATTTTCTGAGCTTTTACTTTATTGACAAACAGCATTTCGGGGTAGATTTCACCTGGGAGGAATCTCTTTATTACACGCTGAACAGTTTTCTGCTTTTTAAGGATACAGGACTGAGTCCGAGAACCGGATTTGCCAGAGATTTTGAATACATTAATTATTTTCTCGGCATCATTTCCTGGCTGCTCCTCTTTTTTTCTGTCTTTAATGTTCGGAGACTGGTCAACGACAAAGAAAGTTTCAGCGATGTTGAGGAAGCACAAAATCTGGTACAGATGTATGGAACTTCATCCCTGGATTTCTTTAAAACAGCAAAAGAAAAGCAGTTCTACTTTTCTGATGAGGTTGAAGGTTTTGTTTCATACAGCGCTGCAAACCCGTTTGCTTTCGTACTCGAAGAGCCGGTTTGTACCGAAGAAAATAAAGAAAAAATGATACAGGAATTTGAAGATTTCTGTACAAAGAACGGTTTAAAATCCGTTTATTATAGAATTGATGAACAAAGTTTATACCTCTTTAAACCTTTAAAAAAACAGCAACTGTTTATTGGTCAGGAAGCGATTATGAATACCGAAACCTTCAGACTGGAAGGAAAAGACCGAAAATCATTAAGAAACGGCCTTAATTCTTTAACCAAAAAAGGCTACACCTCAGAATTTCTTCACTGCCCGCAAAGTGAAGAAATTCTCAATGAAATTCAAAGTATTTCAGATGAATGGCTTAAGGAATTCGACAAGGAAGAAATGGTATTTTCGCAGGGAATGTTTGACCGCGCTGAAATCGAAAAACAGGATTTAATCGTCATTAAAAATGAAGCGGGAAAAATCGAAGCCTTTCTTAATATTATTCCGGATTTCGCACCCGAAGAATGCACCTATGATCTGATCCGCAAAACAACCACCGCTCCTAACGGAAGTATGGATGCGATGATTGTAAAATTAACAGAATATGCCAAATCTAAAAAACTGATGTACATCAACCTTGGACTAACGCCTTTGGCTGGAATGAAACAACCCGATAATACGGCAGAGGAAATCCTGAAGTTTGTTTATAACCGGATCGGAAGTTTCAAACATTATCAGAGCCTGCGCGATTTCAAGGAAAAATATGCCGATCAATGGGAAAATAAATATTTGATTTATGGCAGCGATTTTGATTTACTGCAAATACCGGCTGCTTTAAATAAAATCACAAAACCCAAATGA